In the genome of Streptomyces sp. P3, the window GTGGCCCACCACCGGCGCCACCAACCAGCAGTGGAAGCTGGTGAAGATCCCCTGACCCTGACGCGGTGAGCCCCAGGGCGGGACAGGACCGGGCCCCGGCCTGCCCCGCCCTGAGCGCAGAGGTGAAGGAACGGTGGAACCAGGAGGGTTGGTGTCTGCGGGTCGTCGCCTTTGCAACCCGTCCTGGCAGGTCACAGCCTCATCGCCCCCGCACAAGCGCAGGTCGCAAAGGTGCGCTAGCTGTGGCCGGTGAGCTGCTGCTCGACGTCCACGACCCCTTCGACGGTGCGCACCAGGCGTACGGCGATGGGGACGAGCGCGGTGTCGCGAACGTGTCCACGCAGGGTGACGACCCCCTCGTGCACGGTGACGTCGAGCGAGTGGCCGGCGGTCGGATACAGAGAGGACACCACAGTCCGGCGGACCTCGTCCGCTATCTCCTCGTCCGACCGCAGGAAGACCTTCAGCAGGTCGGCACGGCTGACAACGCCCTGGAGCATGGCGATGTCGTCGACCACGGGCAGCCGCTTGACGTGCCGGACGGCCATGATCCTCGCGGCCTGGGCGAGAGTGGCGTCCGGGTGGACGGTGACGGCCGGGGTGCTCATGAGCTCCTCCGCCCTGGTCGCACCGGCCTTGGCGACATCGGCCAGGCGCAGTCGCTGCTGGGAGAGGCTCTGCTCGCCTTCGCGGAACTCCTCCTTGGGCAGGAGATCGGCCTCGGAGACGACACCGACGACGCGTCCCTCTCCCTCCAGCACGGGCATGGCGCTGACCTTCCACTGCTCCATCGTCCGCACGATCTCCTTGAACGGCGCGTCACGCCCGACGGCCACAACCGTCTGGGTCATCACATCGCTCACCTTGTACGGAGTCCCGGTCATGTCCGGCCACCTCGTCTCGTGTTGGCACTTCCGCTCACGTGGCCAGTCCCGCGCGGCGTGACGCCTCGGGCTCCGGCACCGTGGAGGTGTCGTCCACCCGGTGGTGCAGCTCCGCGGAGACGTCGACCACTCCGTCCACGCCCTGGCACAGGCGGATGACGACCGGGACGAGTGACTTGCGCTCGACGGTGCCCTTCAGCGACACCCGGCCGTCGACGACCCGCACGGTGACCGCGCCGGGCGTGATCCCGAGCGTGCGCAGGAGTACCTCTCCCGAGATCTCCTCCCGGAGGGCGCTGTCGCCCCGCAGAAAGACACGGAGCAGATCGGCCCTGCTGACCAGACCGACCAGCCTGTCGGCCTCGTCGACCACCGGCAGCCGTTTGACGTGGTGACGCTCCATGACCTGGGCGGCCTCCACCGCCGTCCACTGAGGCCTGGCCGTCACGGCAGGGCTGTTCATCAGTCCCTCGGCGGTCGTGGCCTCTGCCTTCGCCCGGTCGGCGGGCCGCGGACGCAGCACGGGCAGCAGCCCCGCCGGATCCAGTTGGGCGGCCTCCTTGCGCAGCAGGTCAGCCTCGGAGACCACACCTACGGCGTGTTCTTCGTCGTCCACGACCGGTACGGCGGTGATGTCGTACTCGGCGAGCAGCTTGGCCAGCTCCTTGAAGCCGGTGTCCCGGTGCACCTTCACGACCGACGTGGTCATGAGGTCGCTCACGGTGCGGTGCCACATGGCTTCCGCCTCCTCGTGTCGCGTGCGTTCCTGCTTCCACTCTCCGCCCGGTGGGCGTGAGCCGCATGGGCCGGACGGTCCCGACGGCAGGGCCACGCGGCGACGGCCTTCGGCACGTCGTCCAGGCTGTCGCCCTGGTGGAGCCGCGGCGTGCGGCACTCGGCGGAAGGAGCGAGGCTGGATGGAGAGCGGACAGACGGCGGCGCGGAGATCACCTGGAGGCGCCATGAGCGGTGTGCACGGACGTCGGCCGATCGTCGTGGGTGTCGAGCCAGACCCCGCGGAACGCGCCCCGGTCCTGGTCGTGGGGACTCGCGGTCACGGCGGGTTCACGGGTTGGGCATGCTGCCTGGCCCGGTGAGCCAGAAAGCGCCGCACCACGCCCGCTGCCCCGTCATCACCGACTGGGTGCGAGGGGCCGGACGGCCCCTCGTCTGCCCCGGACGGCCCTGGTGGCATCCGCCGGGCCCGCACACGATGGCAGGGCACCGCCGATTCCGTGGCGGCGAACCGGCGAGACCTCCGCCGAAACCCTGGAGCCCGTGATGGAAGCCTCGTCCAAGGCCCTTTGCGTCGTCCGGTCGGTGACACCGGCGACGAGGACCGGGTCATCTCACGGGTCCGCGTGATGCGCACGGATACGGATACGGATCCGTCGCCCGGCGCGCAGGAGAGCGCGGCGGTCGGTGGCCCTTCCCTTTGCGCTCCTGATGCTTCGGTACGACAACTCGTGGCTGCCGATGTCTTCTCCGCGCTGGACACCTCACGGCGCGGCCTCGGGTCGGCGCAGGCGCTGGAGCGGCTGGAGCGGTACGGGGCCAACGAGTTGCCGCGTGCGCGACGACGTCCCGTATGGCGCGAGGTGGGGGCGCAGTTCACGGATCTCTTCGCGGTGGTGCTGCTCGTCGCGTCGGCGATCACCTTCCTGGCGTACGGGCTGC includes:
- a CDS encoding CBS domain-containing protein, whose amino-acid sequence is MTGTPYKVSDVMTQTVVAVGRDAPFKEIVRTMEQWKVSAMPVLEGEGRVVGVVSEADLLPKEEFREGEQSLSQQRLRLADVAKAGATRAEELMSTPAVTVHPDATLAQAARIMAVRHVKRLPVVDDIAMLQGVVSRADLLKVFLRSDEEIADEVRRTVVSSLYPTAGHSLDVTVHEGVVTLRGHVRDTALVPIAVRLVRTVEGVVDVEQQLTGHS
- a CDS encoding CBS domain-containing protein; amino-acid sequence: MWHRTVSDLMTTSVVKVHRDTGFKELAKLLAEYDITAVPVVDDEEHAVGVVSEADLLRKEAAQLDPAGLLPVLRPRPADRAKAEATTAEGLMNSPAVTARPQWTAVEAAQVMERHHVKRLPVVDEADRLVGLVSRADLLRVFLRGDSALREEISGEVLLRTLGITPGAVTVRVVDGRVSLKGTVERKSLVPVVIRLCQGVDGVVDVSAELHHRVDDTSTVPEPEASRRAGLAT